One window of the Mycobacterium sp. SVM_VP21 genome contains the following:
- a CDS encoding PQQ-dependent sugar dehydrogenase, whose protein sequence is MRMRGVVHRVPVVLCAALLVLTGCAHFDDAQSQPFTTVPRRGMAPPTTPPPPPPLPANPFPKQCPAPGVMQGCLESTSGLIMHGDSKSALVAERTTGAVKEVSLSAEPKVKTVIGVDPAGDGGLMDIVLSPTYTQDRLMYAYISTPTDNRVIRIADGDVPKDILTGIPKGATGNTGALIFTSPTTLVVLTGDAGNPAAAADPGSTAGKVLRIEQPTTIGQAAPTTALSGMGAGGGLCIDHVDGSLYVTDRTPSGDRLQRITKDSRVSTVWTWPDKPGVAGCAAMDGIVLVNLVNTKQTVAVRLAAGTGSVTSEPEVMRQDTHGHVWAVKMSPDGNVWGATVNKTAGDAEKLDDVVFPLFPSGGGFPRANDDKD, encoded by the coding sequence ATGCGGATGCGCGGGGTGGTTCACCGGGTGCCTGTCGTACTGTGCGCGGCACTCCTGGTTCTGACAGGCTGCGCACATTTCGATGACGCTCAGTCTCAACCGTTCACCACCGTGCCGCGGCGCGGAATGGCGCCCCCCACGACTCCCCCGCCGCCGCCACCGCTGCCCGCCAATCCGTTCCCGAAACAATGCCCGGCCCCCGGCGTGATGCAGGGCTGCCTCGAGAGCACCAGCGGCCTGATAATGCATGGCGACAGCAAATCGGCTCTCGTCGCCGAGCGGACCACCGGTGCGGTCAAAGAAGTCTCACTGTCCGCCGAACCGAAGGTGAAGACGGTCATCGGCGTCGACCCGGCCGGTGACGGCGGTCTGATGGACATCGTGCTGTCACCGACCTACACGCAGGACCGGTTGATGTACGCCTACATCAGCACGCCCACTGACAACCGGGTGATCCGGATCGCCGACGGTGACGTTCCCAAAGACATCCTGACCGGAATCCCCAAGGGCGCAACTGGCAATACCGGTGCGTTGATCTTCACCAGTCCGACCACCCTGGTCGTCTTGACCGGCGACGCGGGCAATCCTGCCGCGGCGGCCGATCCGGGCTCGACCGCCGGGAAGGTGCTGCGCATCGAGCAACCCACCACCATCGGCCAAGCTGCGCCCACCACCGCGCTAAGCGGGATGGGCGCGGGCGGCGGGCTGTGCATCGACCATGTCGACGGCTCGCTTTACGTGACCGACCGAACGCCAAGCGGCGACCGGTTGCAGCGCATCACCAAGGATTCCCGGGTGTCGACGGTGTGGACCTGGCCGGACAAGCCGGGCGTAGCCGGTTGCGCCGCGATGGATGGCATCGTGCTGGTCAACCTGGTCAACACCAAGCAAACGGTGGCCGTGCGATTGGCGGCCGGCACCGGATCTGTCACCAGTGAGCCCGAGGTCATGCGCCAAGACACCCACGGCCATGTCTGGGCCGTCAAGATGTCGCCGGACGGCAACGTCTGGGGCGCGACGGTGAACAAGACCGCCGGGGATGCCGAGAAGCTGGACGACGTGGTCTTCCCACTATTCCCGTCCGGTGGCGGGTTCCCGCGCGCCAACGACGACAAGGACTAG
- the gjpA gene encoding outer membrane porin GjpA produces MHHFAPAPWVAAGVALIGAGAVAATPVTVPLPGLTATHSAVALTADFDPFGAWQDVFATAKDNASTLWDHMSAVPGVATQQLIADLMHGTSIDPQAVFEAIVQPNMATDLPMSPLLLSNDALQALITLVMPQYMPDDFPLSTDQLTPILSFLASPLSGVLIGAIGPSISPLVALGNSVSEISTALSADDPDWTAALQDVANIPANMVGGLLNGATINLDALLPTLTEAGLLPADLDVTALSYTFGGLLSPGVTGTDVEGFINEVSDGSSPGIGGSIINGLGLTTGLMGFPMVVEGQGVGLLGAWQSLQEIIAMTLGWDGVGSPLGGEDAMASLASDIFGMSV; encoded by the coding sequence ATGCACCACTTCGCCCCCGCTCCGTGGGTCGCAGCAGGCGTCGCGCTCATCGGCGCCGGCGCCGTCGCCGCCACCCCGGTCACCGTTCCGCTGCCCGGCCTGACCGCCACGCACTCCGCTGTGGCGCTGACCGCTGACTTCGACCCGTTCGGCGCGTGGCAGGACGTGTTCGCCACCGCCAAGGACAACGCCAGCACACTGTGGGACCACATGTCCGCGGTGCCCGGAGTCGCCACGCAGCAGCTGATCGCCGACCTGATGCATGGCACGTCGATCGACCCGCAGGCCGTCTTTGAGGCGATCGTGCAGCCCAACATGGCGACTGACCTGCCGATGTCGCCACTGCTGCTGAGCAATGACGCGCTGCAGGCGCTGATCACGCTGGTGATGCCTCAGTACATGCCCGACGACTTCCCACTCAGCACCGACCAGCTCACGCCGATTCTCTCCTTCCTGGCGTCACCGCTTAGCGGGGTGCTGATCGGTGCTATCGGCCCTTCCATCAGCCCGCTGGTGGCACTCGGCAACAGCGTCAGCGAGATCAGCACCGCGCTGTCCGCCGACGACCCGGACTGGACCGCAGCACTGCAGGACGTGGCTAACATCCCTGCCAACATGGTCGGTGGACTCCTCAACGGGGCCACCATCAATCTGGACGCGCTGCTGCCGACCCTGACCGAGGCCGGCCTGCTGCCGGCGGACCTGGACGTCACCGCGCTCAGTTACACCTTCGGCGGGCTGCTGTCGCCCGGCGTCACCGGCACCGACGTCGAGGGCTTCATCAACGAGGTCTCCGACGGCAGCTCCCCCGGCATCGGCGGCTCGATCATCAACGGCCTGGGATTGACCACCGGCCTCATGGGCTTCCCAATGGTGGTTGAGGGTCAAGGCGTCGGGCTGCTGGGGGCGTGGCAAAGCCTGCAGGAGATCATCGCCATGACGCTCGGCTGGGACGGCGTGGGCAGCCCCTTGGGCGGCGAGGACGCCATGGCCTCGCTGGCGAGCGACATCTTCGGTATGTCCGTGTAG
- a CDS encoding TIGR03767 family metallophosphoesterase, whose amino-acid sequence MAAAAGAAAGMGSRLAHAEPAALLASNPTGTTLDVVSTPGMAQAGGYRPLVAGSGWPLYIRQELATAGSAREMARTALTAFVQVTDLHLTDAQSPARFEFVHPFISSAYRPHETLTTQGAVSLVKQLNALPGGPFTGRPFDCLVSTGDNTDNKELIELDWFLTVMSGGSITPNTGAPHRYEGVQVHGSSDYWLAESPYWDSYKGKGFQQIPGFLSAAISAHVSPGLRMPWYSVVGNHDEQLLGTVPNGLLDWMYTSPIKFDLPHSDPSAIAIAKALCADPSQLVPILLQLKSGGPFLPATVDQRRGPFTLSQYVRRHFEPAITGPGPVGHGFTDPDGPTWYSFQVAPGVLGVALNTTNDFGLSDGSINETQLRFVLAEIDAHPDQLVILFSHHTSRTMNIGLPDPNHPGEKLYTGASLVAALLERPNVIAWVNGHTHTNEMIPHKGPTPKQSFWEINTASHIDYPQLARIIEVTDNHDGTLSLFTPLVEAQAPFTADPSDLSPTGLASLYRELSYNDLHRKDARLGAVADRNCELLLAHPLH is encoded by the coding sequence ATGGCCGCGGCCGCCGGCGCTGCCGCAGGTATGGGTTCCCGTTTGGCGCATGCCGAACCGGCGGCGCTGCTGGCGTCGAATCCAACCGGCACCACCTTGGATGTGGTCAGCACGCCGGGCATGGCCCAAGCGGGTGGCTACCGGCCGCTGGTTGCCGGCAGTGGGTGGCCGTTGTACATCCGCCAGGAGCTGGCCACCGCGGGCTCCGCGCGCGAGATGGCCCGCACCGCGTTGACGGCGTTCGTCCAAGTCACCGATCTGCACCTCACCGACGCGCAGAGTCCGGCCCGGTTCGAGTTCGTCCACCCGTTTATCTCGTCGGCCTACCGGCCGCACGAGACACTGACCACCCAGGGTGCGGTCTCGCTGGTGAAGCAACTCAATGCGCTTCCCGGCGGGCCGTTCACCGGCCGGCCATTCGATTGCTTGGTCTCCACCGGGGACAACACCGACAACAAAGAGCTGATCGAACTCGACTGGTTTCTGACGGTGATGTCGGGAGGGTCGATCACCCCCAACACCGGTGCACCGCATCGCTATGAGGGCGTGCAGGTACACGGCTCGTCGGACTACTGGTTGGCCGAGTCGCCCTATTGGGACAGCTACAAGGGCAAGGGATTTCAGCAGATTCCAGGTTTCCTGTCTGCTGCGATTTCTGCGCACGTCAGCCCGGGTCTGCGCATGCCCTGGTATTCGGTGGTGGGCAACCACGATGAGCAGCTGCTGGGCACCGTTCCCAACGGTCTGCTGGACTGGATGTACACGTCGCCGATCAAATTCGATCTGCCGCATAGCGATCCCTCGGCGATCGCCATTGCCAAGGCGCTGTGCGCCGATCCCTCACAGCTCGTCCCGATCCTGTTGCAGCTCAAGTCCGGTGGCCCGTTCCTGCCTGCAACGGTGGATCAGCGACGCGGGCCATTCACGTTGAGCCAGTATGTTCGTCGGCACTTCGAGCCCGCCATCACCGGTCCCGGACCGGTCGGGCATGGCTTCACGGACCCGGATGGGCCCACCTGGTACAGCTTCCAGGTGGCGCCTGGTGTGCTGGGTGTCGCGCTGAACACCACCAACGACTTCGGTTTGTCGGACGGCTCGATCAACGAAACCCAGCTAAGGTTCGTTCTGGCGGAAATCGATGCGCACCCAGACCAGTTGGTGATCCTGTTCAGCCACCACACCTCACGGACCATGAATATTGGCCTGCCGGATCCGAATCATCCTGGCGAGAAGCTCTATACGGGCGCATCGCTCGTCGCGGCACTGCTGGAGCGGCCGAATGTGATCGCATGGGTGAACGGTCACACGCACACCAACGAGATGATCCCGCACAAGGGCCCCACCCCGAAGCAGAGCTTCTGGGAGATCAACACGGCCAGCCACATCGACTATCCGCAGCTCGCCAGGATCATCGAAGTCACCGACAATCACGACGGCACGCTGAGCTTGTTCACCCCGCTGGTCGAGGCCCAGGCACCGTTCACCGCGGATCCCAGCGACCTCAGTCCCACCGGTCTGGCGAGCCTGTATCGCGAGCTGTCCTACAACGACCTGCACCGCAAAGACGCCCGCCTCGGCGCCGTGGCGGATCGCAACTGCGAGTTGCTGCTGGCTCATCCGCTGCACTGA
- the gatB gene encoding Asp-tRNA(Asn)/Glu-tRNA(Gln) amidotransferase subunit GatB yields the protein MTSAVAELLDYDDVIARFDPVLGLEVHVELSTATKMFCGCSTAFGAEPNTQVCPVCLGLPGSLPVLNAAAVESAIRIGLALGCDIASWCRFARKNYFYPDQPKNYQISQYDEPIAFNGYLDVPLEDGSVWRVDIERAHMEEDTGKLTHVGSDTGRIEGASESLVDYNRAGVPLIEIVTKPITGAGDRAPQIARAYVTALRDLLRALDVSDVRMDQGSMRCDANVSLKPTGAAEFGIRTETKNVNSLKSVEVAVTYEMRRQGAVLTGGGTVVQETRHFHEAGYTSPGRAKETAEDYRYFPEPDLEPVAPSAELVAGLRETIPELPWLSRKKIQEQWGVSDEVMRDLVNAGAVELVAATVSAGASSEAARAWWGNFLVQKANEAGVELDALAITPKQVAAVVALVDSGELSNKLARQVVEGVLAGEGEPAQVMADRGLVVVRDDSVIQAAIDEALAANPDVAEKIRGGKVQAAGAIVGAVMKATKGQADAARVRELVLAACGG from the coding sequence ATGACCTCTGCTGTCGCTGAACTGCTCGATTACGACGACGTCATCGCCCGCTTCGACCCGGTGCTGGGCCTGGAAGTGCACGTCGAGCTGTCCACGGCCACCAAGATGTTCTGCGGATGCTCGACGGCATTCGGCGCCGAGCCGAACACCCAGGTGTGTCCGGTGTGTCTGGGCCTGCCCGGTTCGCTGCCGGTGCTCAATGCCGCCGCGGTCGAATCGGCGATCCGGATCGGGCTGGCGCTGGGCTGCGACATCGCCTCCTGGTGCCGGTTCGCGCGCAAGAACTACTTCTACCCCGACCAGCCGAAGAATTACCAGATCTCCCAGTACGACGAGCCAATCGCCTTCAACGGCTACCTGGACGTACCGCTGGAAGACGGGTCGGTGTGGCGGGTGGACATCGAACGTGCACACATGGAGGAGGACACCGGCAAGCTCACCCACGTGGGCAGCGACACCGGCCGCATCGAGGGCGCCAGCGAATCCCTGGTCGACTACAACCGAGCCGGCGTGCCGCTGATCGAGATCGTCACCAAACCCATCACCGGCGCCGGTGATCGTGCCCCGCAGATCGCTCGGGCCTACGTGACCGCGCTACGGGATCTGCTGCGGGCGTTGGACGTTTCCGACGTGCGGATGGACCAGGGATCGATGCGCTGCGACGCCAACGTGTCACTGAAGCCCACCGGGGCAGCCGAATTCGGCATCCGAACTGAGACCAAGAACGTTAACTCGCTCAAGAGTGTCGAGGTGGCGGTGACCTACGAGATGCGACGCCAGGGCGCGGTGTTGACCGGCGGCGGCACCGTGGTCCAGGAGACCCGGCACTTCCATGAGGCCGGTTACACCAGCCCGGGCCGGGCCAAAGAGACCGCGGAGGACTACCGCTATTTCCCTGAACCCGACCTCGAGCCGGTGGCGCCATCCGCGGAGCTGGTCGCCGGGCTGCGAGAGACCATCCCGGAGTTGCCGTGGCTGTCCCGCAAGAAGATCCAGGAGCAGTGGGGCGTCTCCGACGAGGTTATGCGCGATCTGGTCAACGCGGGCGCGGTTGAGTTGGTGGCCGCCACCGTGTCGGCCGGAGCCTCCAGCGAGGCGGCCCGGGCCTGGTGGGGAAACTTCCTGGTGCAGAAGGCCAACGAGGCCGGCGTCGAACTGGACGCCCTGGCGATCACGCCGAAGCAGGTCGCCGCGGTGGTGGCGCTGGTGGATTCGGGCGAGCTGTCGAACAAGCTGGCCCGGCAGGTGGTCGAAGGGGTGCTCGCCGGCGAGGGAGAGCCCGCTCAGGTGATGGCCGACCGGGGCCTGGTTGTGGTGCGTGACGACTCGGTGATCCAGGCGGCGATCGATGAAGCCTTGGCCGCCAATCCCGATGTGGCCGAGAAGATTCGGGGCGGGAAGGTGCAGGCCGCTGGCGCTATCGTCGGTGCCGTGATGAAAGCGACCAAAGGCCAAGCCGACGCCGCCCGGGTGCGGGAGTTGGTGCTGGCTGCCTGCGGCGGGTAG
- the tenA gene encoding thiaminase II: MTERNRERLWGHIDGIYRQICEHPFVTGLTKGTLGRNQFRYYLVQDAHYLRGYARALAICAAKAPIESELTMFAEHAGAAITAEAELHAGLLADLGLDVEAAAALPIAPTTQAYTSYLLAVTASGSYAEAVAAVLPCYWVYARVGEHLQRHGSPEPLFARWIDTYAGQEYQAVVEAVLAVTDRIGTHLPATEWELMRRHLHTAARYEWMFFDAAYRMEDWPV; the protein is encoded by the coding sequence ATGACCGAGCGGAACCGTGAGCGGCTGTGGGGGCACATCGACGGCATCTATCGGCAGATCTGCGAGCACCCGTTCGTCACCGGCTTAACCAAGGGGACGTTGGGGCGCAACCAGTTTCGCTACTATCTGGTGCAGGACGCGCATTACTTGCGCGGTTATGCGAGGGCACTGGCGATCTGTGCGGCCAAGGCGCCGATCGAGTCAGAGCTGACGATGTTCGCCGAACACGCCGGCGCGGCGATCACCGCTGAAGCGGAACTGCACGCCGGGCTGCTGGCGGATCTGGGCCTCGACGTTGAGGCTGCCGCCGCACTGCCGATTGCCCCGACCACCCAGGCCTACACCAGCTACCTGCTGGCGGTCACCGCGTCCGGATCGTATGCAGAGGCTGTCGCCGCCGTGCTGCCCTGCTACTGGGTCTACGCCCGGGTGGGTGAACACCTGCAGCGCCACGGCTCACCGGAGCCGCTTTTTGCGCGCTGGATCGATACATACGCGGGCCAGGAGTACCAGGCGGTGGTCGAGGCGGTGCTTGCCGTCACCGACCGCATCGGTACACATCTGCCGGCAACGGAGTGGGAGCTGATGCGCCGGCATCTTCACACCGCCGCCCGCTATGAATGGATGTTCTTCGATGCCGCCTACCGGATGGAGGACTGGCCGGTGTGA